A window of Meiothermus sp. CFH 77666 contains these coding sequences:
- a CDS encoding redoxin domain-containing protein: MAIQVGDPLPDVTVYNTSAEALSLAQLVQGKPLVLLFFPAAHTRVCEKELCTFRDGLAEYNQLGAEVYGLSVDTPWTLGAYARSLGLAFPLLSDHNREATRAFGLEISLRGLPGFSQRAAYVVDATGRIAWAWVADVPAQEPPYEEVTAAVKALSV, translated from the coding sequence ATGGCGATTCAGGTAGGAGACCCACTTCCCGACGTTACCGTTTACAACACCTCAGCAGAAGCCCTCTCGCTGGCCCAACTGGTGCAGGGTAAGCCGCTGGTGTTGCTTTTTTTCCCGGCAGCCCACACCCGCGTCTGCGAAAAGGAGCTGTGCACCTTCCGCGATGGGCTGGCCGAGTACAACCAGCTCGGAGCCGAGGTCTACGGCCTGAGCGTGGATACCCCCTGGACGCTGGGGGCCTATGCCCGGTCGCTGGGTCTGGCCTTTCCCTTGCTCTCCGACCACAACCGGGAGGCCACCAGGGCATTTGGCCTCGAGATCAGCCTGCGTGGCCTGCCCGGCTTCTCTCAACGGGCCGCCTATGTGGTGGATGCCACAGGCCGTATTGCCTGGGCCTGGGTTGCAGACGTGCCCGCCCAGGAACCGCCCTACGAAGAGGTAACTGCGGCAGTGAAGGCCTTGTCGGTATGA
- a CDS encoding DUF1517 domain-containing protein, with amino-acid sequence MRFTGVWILLLLWALALLPTGTTWIPTSWPGWNGALAQRSGGGVGGRGGFSTPRPAPSIPRVNPSPSPSLPLPTPRSYPSYPTYPRDYYPPSYPSYPSYPSTRPPIYINPGTGYGFDLVALLFIGGIILVSFSMIRGLQRAGSGIGASGEPESTVARLRLATLFTPELQANLRHMAQAADTESVRGLADLIDNAAVMLLRDQAGWRFGMYEVWTGSLQKAEGQFDTWLTETRSEFLETYRHFEGKEVVQAGYQPKAEPDGRYILVTLLLAVSGSLPPVPTPLRREGARQALMALASSSPTNTLAAYVAWTPEAEGEALTEQDLLLGWPKLELL; translated from the coding sequence GGAATGGAGCCCTGGCCCAGCGGAGCGGCGGCGGCGTTGGGGGCCGGGGTGGATTCTCCACACCCCGCCCCGCCCCCTCCATTCCCAGGGTTAACCCCTCCCCCTCCCCTTCCCTGCCCCTCCCAACCCCAAGGAGTTATCCCTCCTACCCCACCTACCCCCGCGACTACTACCCTCCCAGCTATCCCAGCTATCCCAGTTACCCCAGTACCCGCCCTCCCATCTACATCAATCCGGGCACCGGCTATGGCTTCGATCTGGTGGCCCTGCTCTTCATTGGGGGCATCATTCTGGTGAGCTTTTCCATGATTCGCGGCTTACAGCGAGCGGGAAGCGGCATCGGTGCAAGTGGCGAGCCCGAAAGCACGGTGGCCCGGCTTCGGCTAGCCACGCTGTTTACCCCTGAGTTGCAAGCCAACCTCCGCCACATGGCCCAGGCTGCCGATACCGAGAGTGTGCGCGGTCTGGCCGATCTGATCGATAACGCCGCCGTAATGTTGTTGCGCGATCAGGCCGGGTGGCGATTTGGCATGTATGAAGTATGGACGGGCAGCCTCCAGAAAGCCGAGGGACAGTTCGATACCTGGCTAACCGAGACCCGCTCGGAGTTCCTGGAAACCTACCGACACTTCGAAGGCAAGGAGGTCGTGCAGGCCGGATACCAGCCCAAAGCCGAGCCCGATGGGCGCTATATTCTGGTGACGCTGTTACTGGCCGTGAGTGGTAGTCTACCCCCCGTTCCCACCCCTCTCAGGCGCGAGGGCGCCCGGCAGGCCCTGATGGCCCTGGCCTCCTCGAGCCCTACCAACACCCTGGCTGCCTATGTGGCCTGGACCCCCGAGGCCGAAGGCGAAGCCCTCACCGAGCAGGATTTGCTGCTGGGGTGGCCCAAGCTCGAGCTGCTTTGA